Part of the Thunnus albacares chromosome 11, fThuAlb1.1, whole genome shotgun sequence genome, GCCTCCTCGTCTCGGTGCTAACTGTGTCGTGGACCATTAAACTGAATAAGGTAGGAGTTTGTAACGTATAATGAAACTGTCCTTACTGCAGAACCAAGTAGTGGCGACAGGGAAGTGTAAATGAGTCTTATCTCATTTCACATCCTTTTGTCCTGTTACAGTGATAAGCTAACAGTCAGGCTACAAACCAGCGAGTATTACAAAACTCAAGCTaagggtttttttgtgttcGACTAACTAGGGTTCAGCCAAATAATGTCACTTTTAAGAGGTCATTACTGAAATGAATTCGTATCTGGGCAACCCGACTAGTTGAGGCCCATTGCAGTCTCTGCAAACTCCCTCCTGTCTTCATGTTTTGAACTGCTATTTCTTGACATATTTATCTAAACTATACGTTATATGCCATGTTTGCATTTCTCgtctgtagggctgcaactaaccattattttcatgatgATTATTTTCCGATTAATCCAATCGATTAGTCATTTAGTCAATacaatgttagaaaatagtgaaaaaagatgatcactgtttcccaaagcccttgatgacgtcctcaaatgtccacaaccaaaagatattcagtttactgtcacagaagactaaagaaaccagaaaatattcacatttaagaagctggaatcagagaatttggacattgtttttcttaaaaaatatctcaaagcgtttaatctattatcaaaatagttgccaaatcatttaatagttggcaactaattgattaaacatctaatcgttgcagctcaaCTAGTGTGGTCTGACTTTCTGTGGCCATCTCAGCAGTCTCCTCCCCATGTCCTGTTCAGGAGGCTTATGTAACTTTTTCAAACGTCCTGtgattttcaaaaaataaaaataaaaagatagaTAGAAAGCTGCAACTTGTGAAGAAATCCAGTCTTtgaacatggatgtataaagataACTTCCATGTCTTTGAAATTCTCTTAACTATTTATTGTGCAACCATGACTATACCCGTCTTAAGACCTCTTTTCTTCAGCATTTTAATAGTCATCATGAAGACATGAATGGtcacactgtttttattgtatttattgattttctctctctattatttgttctctgtgcaatgctgttgtgttttttaggaTTTAAATCCCATTTTTATTCTacactttaattatttttctccttGATCCTCATGActatgtctgtgttttcatttgactGTATTTCTCAGTGTCTGTAAAAAACTTTGGTcaacttttgttatttttaaatgtgctctataaataaatagactTGACAGGTGTGTATTAAAGCAAACATGTAATATGCAGCTGTATGTCCTTATAACCTTAAAATAAGAGACATGCATAATATTTAAACCATTTCTAAATCAAAGCTGGTGACAGTGTACCGAGGTAAGTTTGTTAGCTCTGGTTGACCATATGCTGCAGGATTTTCTGTCTCGCTCTGACAGACTTACTTATACATAGAGGATTATGGAGTAAATCAGGAGTAGTGATTTAAATGCTGAGTCTCTGGTCTGGCTACTCCCACTTGATGTTTTGAATGAATTCATTCATTGAGGAGTCTGTAGTGTTATTTGGAACTTTTCCCTCTGTGGGAAGCAGCAAAACTTATCCTGCAAATCTAtggtgtttttgcttgataaaatACCACTACTGTCACAATGCTCTGTCTTTTTATCTCTCtttgattcatttctttttccttctcttcaatatgtgtgtgtttatcccATGTCTACTTCCAGGCTCTAAGATGGCTCAGAAAATCAAGTCAGGTTCTGTGGTGGAGATGCAGGGAGATGAAATGACTCGGGTCATCTGGGAGCTCATTAAGGAGAAACTCATCTTCCCATACCTGGAACTCGACTTGCACAGGTAATAACACTGTAGTATGAAGAAAACTgcagggtggggtggggggtggggtggggggtgggggggggggggcatcagTCACCAGCACAcctgtgtttttgaaatgtttggaaAAGCACTTATGATGTTACAGAGATTAGATTAGCAGATTATGCAGTCTGTAATTCAATTGCCTTTGTCATGGCACTCCCAGTTACATGAGGGGATGGTGTAGTGTTGCAACTGGTGTTTTCTACAGGGACCACTGAGTgagactgaattaaaaaaaaacaaaaaaaaacaactatgaaCTGACAGTTCCTGCAGTGCTGGGATTTCTAGTTTGGCTTGTTTATCCTGACTTCTCCCTATAGAGAGTGTGATGGGCAAAACAACCAGTATCTGATTAGCACTTTATGAAAAGGTGCTAATCTGGTGCTAAGGTGCCATCTTGAGCCTAGTCGCTGACAGGATCTCCTCTGTGGCTGTTGTTATCTTGGTTACACTGCAGTATGTACAGTGTTACATCGGAAAAGTCCCCCTAAATTGTAGCAATGTGATAAAAGGATCATGTTATTATGAGGAGATCAGCTGCACTTAAGTTGTGTGAATATAAAGAAATGATAGATGACATTTCTTTACAAGCATTACTCAACTTACAGAAGACATATTACACTATAGTTATACCTCAGACATCTTACCATCTAATGTTCTATTGTAGCACACATAATTTTTCTTAGGGAGGCTTCAAAGTGAGGTTTTAGGGCCTGATACTGATAACTGGTTGGACATTTTATTACAGAGAAGTCCCCAAAATTACTGTTTGAGTGactttttgtttacttgtttactGTCTTTTGTTAAGGTCACCAACAGATTTTTCTCGTGATTATTGGCTATTTCAGCACCCTAATTGACAGGAGCATACGTTGCTTCATTTGACCTAGCTTCTTATCTCTTGCATGGACCTTGATCTGAGAATGTATGTAATTTGTTGGGGTGAAGTTCAAGTCCCTGAAGTGTCCACCATTCACTACTGTATCTTCAGGCTGTGGAGTGTTGACAGAGTCTGCACACTGGACTTTGgcttccttctttttttttcatttgattttcaaCATCATTTCTTGCATAGAATTTTAAAAGTTAATGATTTATTGTGCAACAGGCCTTGGAAGTACACGTTTCATTTAATATGGTGTAATAATTATTCTGACATAAGAATTTCACAACAAGCAGGATTGTCACACATTGAGCCACTGGTAAAAACAAACTAACCCCCTGCATTGAGACATCTTCAGGGTGTTATGTAGAATAGATAACActcatttaaaactttaaagaCACTTGGGGTATTTGATATTAGTTCCAGATGTGATATGAGTAAACTTGTGTTATGTGCATACATTTCTTGAAGAGTGCAGATTGAGGCCTGTGCAGGTTTTCTGCCTCCGAGTGTCCAAGGAATGCATGAAGTTGTTAAATAAGTGATAGAGATTGAAGCGACACATGGCATCGCAAACACACAAGAACAAATACAGCATACTTGCTAAACCTGATCTCGTTTCTTTAACGCTTTTTGTGTCAGTCTGTCTTCACTGGTATGTGTCTAGTTTGTCATCAGATGGTGAGCGTCATATTGTTGTGGCCTGGCTTTCGGGGGAAGGGAGGAAGAATGTGGGTAAAAGGTCGTGCCTGCTTTCAAACAAAGCCAGAGTCCACGAGAAAGCACATAGGCTAATACTTGAAGGGAATGATAAGCACATTGGGCTTAGTCTACTTTTCAGGTGTACTTCCTCATCTTGTGAAGCTGTGAGGCCCCTCAAGCACAAGTCTAACAAGGGGAGCTGCTTTTCCAGCTATCTTGGCAGAGGGCCAGTTGTCATTGCACAATCGATTCcttgtttcttttgtctttcagGGCTTGAAGTTCTCAGGCACCATCCCTGATTTCAGgcatagagcagttttaaattcatataatacttCATTAAGtacattgtacacatttcctcctggacaacttttcaggctcacaaatcttttcttgctttaatgcCTGGTCTTTGTGTTGTGGGGTCCCTTCGTAGATCTCCCCCTCACTGAGGCAAGTAAAAGACATAGAAAGAGGAAGCGAGTGAGCACAGTTGCAGTACTGTGAAGGAAGTGGGACAGGAGGTTAATGGCTACTCTTGATGCAAGCAGAGTGTCAGGTCTTGCAAGAAATATAATTAGCCAAGATATAGAGTGAATAAGGCCCCAGCAGCAATTTGAGTTTCTCCTCATGCTGGAAGCGAGCTCTTTCACTACTCATTAATGTTGTTCATGCTCTTTGACACTGTAATTGTGTTAAATGTCACAGACATTGTACTTAAACATTCAGCGCCTAGCTGCTTCTAGCCAACCAAAAAGATAGCATACATTCACTCTTAGTGCTTTGTCAGTTAATGCTTCTAGGAAGCTGTgcaatggtgtgtgtgtatactgaaGCGTACATAATCACTGCTCTTCTTGAAACAGAATGCTATTGTTTATGGTGTCCCATGCCTCTGCTGTTGAGATTATAAATGGTCTCCATGTCCGTTTCGTTGTCTCTACGCTCTTTCTCCATTTCCACAAGTACACAGATATACTGTTAGGGCTGAATATTGATCctcaatatttttgtattgaGGTCCAGATCTAAATCAAGAAACTTTTATAATTTTAgaccatgttttttttcaggcaTAGGTCTTTATTTTACACCAATACATCAAGCAGTGTGGCATATTTTGTTGaacaaaacaggtttaaaacatgttattccCCAAACTAAGGTATTGAACAAAGTATCAGGTATTGTATAGACAAATATTGTATTTGCACCAatgttgaaattgaaatgaacAATCCCCATCCCTATACACAGTACCAGTTGACATTTCCAGTACATTgctgatatatattttttaggtTTCATTCTGATGCTACTTATTCAAACTTTTCAAACTCTCTTTTCCTGCACAGCTATGACCTGGGAATGGAGAACCGAGATGCAACAGATGACCGGGTGACTGTTGACGCGGCAGAGGCAGTCCGGCGTTACAATGTGGGCATCAAGTGCGCCACCATCACGCCAGATGAGAAGCGTGTGGAGGAGTTCAAGCTTAAGCAGATGTGGCGCTCGCCCAACGGGACCATCCGTAACATCTTAGGTGGCACAGTTTTCAGGGAGGCCATCATCTGTAAGAACATCCCCCGCCTGGTGCCCGGCTGGGTCAAACCCATCATCATTGGCAGACATGCCCATGGAGACCAGGTACCCTATCGGTTCACAAAACATCAGTTGGCCAAATTGCTTTGTAGATGACGTTTGAGTTTGAAGAGTATTTATACTCACTGTCTctgtaaaacttaaaaaatacatgttacaGTGAGTGAGGAGATCAAATTTCTATCCACTTGAGGCTACAAAGTCAAGTGGGGCCAGACTGAGTAAATTGTGTCTTCATTAGCTTTTTGTGCTCTACTAATATAATATTATGTCAGAAGTGTGGAAATGATACTATGGATTACATTGGTATGTGTAAAAGCCAAACACAGAGTCAACTCTTCAAGCTCTTCAGTATGAGGTTTAAATAATCCTGATTTGCACAGAAGTCAAACTGTAAGACTACAGCTAAAAGCAGCAGCTCTAACAGTATAGCAATTATGTGACAGACCTTTTGTATCTGCAGAGAAACTTATCCCAACTCTCTTATTATGTGACAAAGCTGCTACTGAAGGGGCATACATAATCTTAATTTTTAAACCTCTGTAACAAGCAGTCTACTGACTCTCCATCAACTCATGCACAGTGAGTTGCGGTTATCTCAGACATCATGAGGTTGTCAGGAGAGACTCAGTCAATAATTGTACTTCATCAGCTGTCCTTTGGACCATAACGTACTGCCTCACAGCCTTGACAAGTCGCAGCAACGTCACAGAGCTAAATCATAGGCTAGCTTGTGGCGCTGTGCCAAAGTCAACTGTTCTCCCATCAGAGGAGAGTAATCCAGGTGAAGTGTCATATGACTGCTAGTTACGTAATAGCCCATGGGTGTCAGAGGTATGCATATTTTATGCTCTGCTGACATGTTGTATCACCTAACACTTCTGGTGATGGTCATTGTCATTTGATCTTTGATTTAACACCATTTTATAGGATGTGGTTCATACCTTTTAATAGCTGTTTGCAATGGTTGACTGGTTTAGTGGGATCAAACATCCCTCTATTATTAACCTTTTGTCTTTCTCAACGTGCTCCCCACAGTACAAAGCCACAGACTTTGTGGTGCCTGGGCCTGGGAAGTTGGAAATGACCTACACACCCACAAACGGAGAGCCAGTCAAGTTTGTCGTCCATGAGTTTGAGGGTAAGAGCACAGTCTGTGTCAGCACTGTGTTTGATCAAGCATCCAACACCTCACCACAGATGAGAGGTCTGCTAATTCAAGCAAGGTGGTAGTTAGTCACGCAAGATGTCCGTGATTGTGATTGTGCACTTCTAATATCATAGATCTACGTGCCTCaagtatgcaaatacacacaacagtcttacatgaaaaatatcttgcAGCAAAGATGTCAAATACCATAATATGGATGTGTAATAGGTTGTCAGTCAATATAACTAAGCTGAACTTGCACCATAGAAAGGCTTTTGCAAGCACATTGTGTTCACATTGTAAATAGGAAATTATAAGATATTGCTTATCTAGTAATAGTTCTGTTGTAACTATTTGCCTGTTCTGGTTTTATCAATGTAAACCAAACATTGAGCCAACTGAAATAGATTTAAAAAGGTTGAGTAATGACAACTAGAAACAGGGATTTCATTTCAAGacttttctcagtgtttgtcAAAGTTTGAAACAAACATTGTTATATTACTTATTTGGTAATACTATATTGCATACTAAAATACTTACACTAAACAGGTTtgtgtaggttttttttttgtgtgtgaaaatgtatgTGATTCTACTGcggtgtgtgtgaatgtactgTTAGTATATattcttttgtttgtctgtatgtctgtccaGGCACAGGTGGTGTAGCCTTGGGGATGTACAATACTGATAAGTCCATTAGGGACTTTGCTCACAGCTCCTTCCAgatggctctgtccaaagccTGGCCTCTGTACCTGAGCACCAAAAACACCATCCTGAAGAAGTACGATGGTCGCTTCAAAGACATCTTCCAGGAGATCTATGAGAAGTAAGGAAATCCACACACCACAGTCACAAAGGcatcttttgtctctctcttttagaAACACCggtacacacacattcttgtccttaatatactgtagatcacaacttaaatgtattttccaccCTTCTGTGTGTCCCAGGGAATACCGTGCTCAGTTTGAGGCCAAAGGCATCTGGTATGAGCACCGTCTGATAGATGACATGGTGGCCCAGGCCATGAAATCAGATGGAGGCTTTATTTGGGCTTGCAAGAACTATGATGGAGACGTACAATCTGACTCTGTGGCACAAGGTTGGTGAAGAAACATGCTTGTTGTAAAATTTGTGAAAATCTATATAAAACccttataaatataaatcaaagtttttcatttgttgGTTAAAAGATTTTCTGTTGTTCACGTGGTTTTGTGTGACTCTGTTTCAGGCTATGGCTCCCTGGGTATGATGACTAGTGTCTTGATCTGTCCTGATGGACGGACGGTGGAGTCAGAGGCTGCCCACGGCACGGTGACACGCCACTACAGACAACACCAGCAGGGAAAAGAAACCTCCACTAACCCCATTGGTAGGAAAATGAACCATAGACTTGAACGTTCAGCATCTATCCAAACATGACCACTAAAATTAATATTCTATTAATGTAATCTTGATTTATATGAAATtgtatatgatatatataatacattgtATGAAATATATAGGGATTCATTAACTTTACACTGTGCATCTGCTTGCTGTAGCCTCCATCTTTGCATGGACACGGGGCCTGCTCCACCGGGCAAAGCTGGACAACAATGCAGAGCTGCGAGTATTCAGTGAGGCACTGGAGGCCGTTTGCATCGAGACCATCGAGTCTGGATTCATGACCAAGGATTTGGCTATCTGCATCAAAGGATTATCAAAGTAAGTCTCCTCATAAATCTAACACTCAATTCATATTTCTGCTTCAGGCACCACAGGGTCTCCTGGTGATCGTCATAGAACCACCGCAACACTGGCTGTATGTGTCGTACTGTGCATTCATTATTTACCCAAATAAACCAgtgttaacatttttgagagcaCTGAAGGGACGACTTGCCTTGTCTAGCTTTTGAAAAGCTCACTACTATGCAATTATTAACAGCTGAAAAcaattatgtttacattctttcattcactgtGATGGAGAGTGATGATTATGGCGGCAGAAAGTTTGCAATAGATGTGGCCTCGCTTGATCAGAAAATGTGTCCCTTAGCTGCTATATGTGTtactgaaaaggagaaaattacatCTGATCTTTTATGATCATTTTACCTACTAGACAGTcctaaaggataggttcacaatcttttcaaatctgtcttaaaacaacagtcaggtgcccacataaacattgaaacaggtttttctcgctgtaatcattcctcttattcatactggctattaaagatcccttccaaaTGTGCTTAGAATGTAAGTgatggacaaaatccacagtccatcgttttgagcaaaaatgtttttaaaagtttatctgaagataatgaggcttcagcagactGAGTTAGTCACATGAATGTCtgccacagttacagtctttttagtaacagcttccctctttgtgtctcgacggacagtgttttcctgttcagctgcagtggaagaatcATAAGAGAAAGAAGgattttggcactaaaaagactgtaatgttgaaagatatctactcgAATTGACTAATTTGGGCAGCTGAAGTTagtcatattagcttcaaagAAGTTTCTAAATcagtttttgcacagaaggagggctgtggattttgtcccccatcacttttttcacattaaaagtggATTTTAAAGGGATCTCTTACTGGCAAGTATGAACAGGAgtaatgattacagcaagaaaaacatgggtcaatgttcatttgggaaccTGACTTGTTtaaggacagacttgaaaagttgtgaaattATCCCTTAACTCAGAAAAAATCTAATCTTTTTCCATGTAGGTTAAGGTTTGATttcattaaagtaaaaatgttacttttcttactttttatattttcagtgtttggcTTAAATGGCAACTATAACTGTAGATATAAACAATGGGAACACTGCAGTCTACTCAGTGCCTCCTAAAGTAAAGTATAATTAATcctttctcctctgtttctctgtttgcagTGTGACTCGTGCTGATTATTTGAACACCTTTGAATTCCTGGACAAACTAGCAGAGAACCTGAAGATTAAGCTAGCCAACCAGCCCAAGCTGTGATCTCACCTCCCAACCTCTGCAGttaaacacagatacacacacattcaaacacatgctcacacacacagagacatctATACAGCTACTGGAATTACTGGCCCCCAAGTGACACTGGAGCAGTGAAGAGTGTGCCCAGGACTCCAGGAGGTCTTTGGACTGAAACCATGTCATTCCCTAACACAGGGTCTGATCATGCAGGGTGCCTTGTCTAGATGAAAGGGGAACATAAGCTTCTGATCCGTGTAGGCCAACATCCCTCTTAATGTATCACTAGTAGACAAAAAGCCATACCGTGACAGTGTAAACACATGATTCAAACATTAACTCACACTTGGCAAATGACCTGATGGGTCAGTGACCTTGTTTACCCTAATTGCACTAGGTTCCCTGAAGAGAGTGTGGTGTGTGTTGTCAGTATTTGTTGATCAGTGCTAAACAGGGGACTATCCCACCAGAAGTAGTCTGAGGGAGCTTCTGGACCCTCACTGCcttatttgttttgtgtcaaaGTCATCTGCTGGTTCTGGTCATTCCCTACATCTTATCATGTTTTACCAATACCTCAGACATTTGAGTGACAACATTATATGTTTGAGTGCCATTTCACAGCCACAGTACAAGAACAGCTAATCAGCCTGTATGTCACCAATGAAACCTCTCAGCATGTTAGTAGACCAGCCATGCATACATTAAATTGTACTGTTGTTCAATACATAACACACAACATATGGACTGACGTGTTCATCGATAGTATTCAAACAAGGGTTCTGGTCCCCTTACACAATTTGTAAAGACATTAAGGTTACAATACATGCTTTTAGATTTTGTACTCTTATTAACTTTACTATTCACAGTGGTTAAAAAGGTGTATTTATTTGTCcttcctatgtgtgtgtgcgtgtgtattaACATCCAGTATGTCACTGATGCAAATCGTAAAACTATCTTCATCAAAATGTCCATCTGTTGGTTCGTCATCAATATTATGCTTAAGTCCTAACATTGTAACTCACAATAAATGAGTTTTTGAAGAAATGTGGGTGTCATTCTTTGATAAAGGCTGGTTCACTTTTATGAGGCCTTCAGTTTAAACAATAAGGTTGTAGATTAAAAACGGTGagtattaaaggacaggtttcACAATTTTGTCAAGAACAATAGGTGCCccaatgaacattgaaataagtttttctttccataatcattccccctgttcattACACGATCTCCTGATAATGCACTtaaaatgtaagtgatagggACCAAAACCCACagcctgtgcaaaaatgtatttaaaagtttatctggagttaatatgaaacttcagccatccaaattagtcaaactGGTAACTGCCTGATTTCTCTGTCTCCTACCTTCTACATGCATATGATAGAGTAACCAAACCATCAAAATTTAATAGGACAGGAACCTGCtttcacacatttattgttgaacaggTGTTTAAAatccccctccagtcaaaaaggtgtttttctctgttcctTCACTTGagtgtttgagcttcactgtgcagaatgttgttgacactagaaggttgttttcacattgatCTGTTGAAGGAGGAAAGTTCACTGAAAATCCGAGGTTAGCGGGCATACCtatgtgtgacatcacaactagtttggagccaatcaagGGCCAGTAAACATGATGTGAAAACGTGAAGCCTCCAGTACACATAtgtacactgagaatggacttttcatcAAGTAGAGTTCTTGTATCTAACAACagataaatgtttgaaatgaaacagagataaaaacagatttttcattGAGAACAAGCAGATGTCATTTGAAGGACTTTTAATGAGGcaactgaacattttttgtttcatatgccctaaaacatgtctggaggagatctttaaatTAATAGACTGacatacaacagcacagatGTATTGTAGGTtggtattttaaaataaatagatatcAGTCACACATATCAAAAAATGAGACAAGGACACAAGGAAgtagttaagaaaaaaaaatcaaacaataaaaattaaGTCTGAGAATAGCAACTGAACTGAAGATTACTGTAATATATTTTGAATATACAGAAATATGATGTAATAATGTAGATAATATAGAGAAATTATGACTCATCACTCAAACAAAATATTCCTGTAATTTTCATTGTCACAGAATGACAAATTGGGCCTTTAATAAAAGTTACCGTTGCCTGTTTGTCCAGCAGATGACGCTATTGTATTATAACACACCCACTCTGCTATATACATGATaccataatttaaaaaaaccaaaacgaAGCCACTCACTATTATCGACGTAAATTGCACTAAGAGTAGGACAGCTGTACGTAATCATCGAGCCTATATGGATCCTTATTACAACCAGGGACAAAGGAACCCAGCTGAACCCAGGAGAAACCCTGCTACTAACCCCAGAGACAGAAACAGGTCTTCAGATATGTCTGGAAATGAAGCTACACCTGATAATTTCGACAGAAATGCACCTGACAGCGGAAATCCACaagggacagacagacaggcgcAGTAGTAAGTAACAGATGAAGTTGTGTTTTACTAAACTCGACATTAAATACAATCTGATATCATCTGTAATATAAACACAGACCTGttatgttttgcttttaaataatttgccAAAGAGACAGCAGGCTATTAACTTTAATGCTGTGGTTATAAGCAAACATTTACTATATTGTATTTGCCCAGACATATTTTTGTTATGGTGGAAGTGAAGCGCTGCTGTTCACTTTCGTTTCATGAGATTGGAAAGTGTAACGGTGCCTTCACTGTTCCTCGTAAATATCAGCTGCTTGTCAGGTAGGCCTACAACCGAAGCCTGTAACACAAAATATACACTAAGTGTACCCTGTATCAAAATATGTTTGTCTTGTCATTTCTTTTGCTTTGTGTTCTAGCAGGATGAAGACAACAATAACTGACATTTAACGTGAATACACCTGTGATGATAATCAGCAGCTTTTCAATTTCTAACAttactgaaagcagcatttCTCTGCTCATCTTGATAAAACCATACAGAAacgggtttttttttatctatggTTAACACCTGGCAGCTATGACAGCTTAAAGTTGTCCATAAGCTGAACTATTCCATTATTAGTAACACCATTATGTGACAGGTGTAAACTAACTTATGGATCAGTCTCAGTGgttttgcttctgtttttttggcTTTGCCGCAGCCAACAAAATTCTACTCTATGGCTTTACTACTCTGGTAATTTCATCACAGTGTAACACCTAACTATGTTGGTGTGTTGATATTTCGATACCTTACCTACCTGCATGTAGACACCGCCTTTCCAACCTTAAATCTACTAAAGGGtaaataaaagggaaaaacaGAGTTAACCTATTAAGCCAAacctctcaaatacatccatggttAATGTTGTATTAACTGCTGTACAAGAACTTTGCctaaaacacttgaaaatgaaCTTAAATATAAGTATACCATGAAATATCTGATCAGAAAATAAGTAAACAAATAAGACTACCAATTGAAATCAAGCATTCTGTTCTAACTTTTGACAGTGACTGAAAGCTGTGGACACATTTTGGTTATCACTAAAGTTTAAGACCATTTAATGATGAGTATTTCTTCCTGTGTTCTTTCTCAGCTCAGGTGGATTCACCATGATCCCACCAAATGAGGCTCGCCGTAGCAAGATAACAACGAGTGAGCTCGATGCTGCTGCTCTCAGCTATCCTACCTATCTATAATCTTTTGATCTGTGAACATGTTTGAAATTTGTCTCCCAAGTAATGGAGGTTTTTTTCGTTGCTGTAGTGGCtcagaaagaagaggaggagtttCAGAGATGGAAAGAGTCACACAGAGCCCCCCCAGTGCACCTGAATCCAGAGAGACTGGGTAAACCAACACATAAAACATCCTTACTGTTTATCACACTCGCCTCTGAGCAACAATTATCTTTGACtgtttaacattattatttccTTAATacaatatgttcatgtttaagTACATGCTTACTTACTGATATGTTGTAATCTGTTGTTTAATGTATCAAGGCGGTGATGGAACATTGGCTGAAGCTCGGAGGAGGC contains:
- the idh1 gene encoding isocitrate dehydrogenase [NADP] cytoplasmic, translated to MAQKIKSGSVVEMQGDEMTRVIWELIKEKLIFPYLELDLHSYDLGMENRDATDDRVTVDAAEAVRRYNVGIKCATITPDEKRVEEFKLKQMWRSPNGTIRNILGGTVFREAIICKNIPRLVPGWVKPIIIGRHAHGDQYKATDFVVPGPGKLEMTYTPTNGEPVKFVVHEFEGTGGVALGMYNTDKSIRDFAHSSFQMALSKAWPLYLSTKNTILKKYDGRFKDIFQEIYEKEYRAQFEAKGIWYEHRLIDDMVAQAMKSDGGFIWACKNYDGDVQSDSVAQGYGSLGMMTSVLICPDGRTVESEAAHGTVTRHYRQHQQGKETSTNPIASIFAWTRGLLHRAKLDNNAELRVFSEALEAVCIETIESGFMTKDLAICIKGLSNVTRADYLNTFEFLDKLAENLKIKLANQPKL